In Allomuricauda ruestringensis DSM 13258, the following proteins share a genomic window:
- the ffh gene encoding signal recognition particle protein, translated as MFDNLSEKLDKALHVLKGHGQITEINVAETLKEVRRALLDADVNFKIAKEFTNTVKEKAMGQNVLTSLQPGQLMVKLVKDELTELMGGEAEGIDLSGDPSVILMSGLQGSGKTTFSGKLANYLKNKKTKKPLLVACDVYRPAAIDQLHVVGDQIGVEVYSDRENNDPVAIAKAGIAHAKSKGCNVVIIDTAGRLAVDEQMMTEISNIHKAIKPQETLFVVDSMTGQDAVNTAKTFNDVLNFDGVILTKLDGDTRGGAAISIKSVVDKPIKFIGTGEKMEAIDVFHPSRMADRILGMGDVVSLVERAQEQFDEEQARKIQKKIAKNKFGFDDFLSQIQQIKKMGNMKDLMGMIPGAGKALKGLDIDDDAFKHIEAIIHSMTPEERSTPAKLNASRKKRIAAGSGTSIQEVNQLLKQFNQMSKMMKMMQGGGGKKMMQMMQNMK; from the coding sequence ATGTTCGATAATTTAAGTGAAAAATTAGATAAGGCACTTCACGTCCTCAAAGGGCATGGACAGATTACGGAAATCAATGTAGCTGAAACCCTTAAGGAGGTTCGAAGGGCTTTGTTGGATGCCGATGTCAACTTTAAGATTGCTAAGGAATTTACCAATACGGTAAAGGAAAAAGCAATGGGCCAAAACGTACTTACCAGCCTTCAGCCAGGTCAACTCATGGTAAAACTGGTTAAAGATGAGCTTACCGAACTTATGGGGGGCGAAGCAGAAGGGATAGACCTCTCAGGTGACCCCTCGGTAATCTTGATGTCAGGTTTGCAAGGTTCTGGTAAAACCACCTTTTCCGGTAAACTCGCCAATTATCTCAAAAACAAAAAAACAAAGAAACCGCTTTTGGTAGCCTGTGATGTGTACCGTCCAGCAGCGATAGACCAATTACACGTAGTAGGTGACCAAATAGGGGTAGAAGTATATTCCGACCGTGAGAACAACGACCCCGTTGCAATTGCCAAGGCAGGTATTGCCCATGCAAAAAGCAAAGGATGTAACGTGGTGATCATTGATACCGCAGGTCGTTTGGCCGTGGACGAGCAGATGATGACGGAAATTTCCAACATCCATAAGGCCATAAAGCCGCAAGAAACTTTGTTCGTTGTGGATTCCATGACAGGTCAGGATGCCGTTAATACAGCAAAAACGTTTAACGATGTCTTGAACTTTGACGGGGTGATCCTAACCAAACTCGATGGGGATACCCGAGGTGGTGCCGCCATTTCCATTAAATCTGTGGTGGACAAACCCATCAAGTTTATTGGTACAGGTGAAAAAATGGAGGCCATTGATGTATTCCACCCATCCCGAATGGCCGATCGTATCCTTGGTATGGGAGATGTGGTGTCTTTGGTGGAGCGTGCCCAAGAGCAGTTTGATGAAGAACAGGCCCGTAAGATTCAAAAGAAAATCGCCAAAAATAAGTTTGGGTTTGATGATTTCTTGAGCCAGATTCAGCAAATCAAGAAAATGGGGAACATGAAGGACCTCATGGGAATGATTCCTGGTGCAGGAAAGGCATTGAAAGGATTGGATATAGATGATGATGCCTTTAAACACATTGAGGCCATTATCCACTCCATGACCCCCGAGGAAAGATCTACACCTGCCAAATTGAATGCAAGCCGAAAAAAACGCATAGCTGCCGGTAGTGGAACATCCATTCAAGAAGTAAACCAATTGTTAAAGCAGTTCAATCAAATGAGCAAGATGATGAAGATGATGCAAGGCGGTGGAGGCAAAAAGATGATGCAGATGATGCAGAACATGAAATAA
- a CDS encoding RNA polymerase sigma factor — MSNVCEDHVFSKVFKTHSKTVFNYIFYKFGNEEKAHDAVQEAFVKLWQNCAKVSPEKAKSYVYTIANNLYLNVIKAEKVRLKHADSLVKDRTNESPEFLMEEKEYKEKLDNALNALPENQRTTFLLNRIDGKKYAEIAEMEGVSIKAIEKRMHLALKSLREQIDGI, encoded by the coding sequence ATGAGCAACGTATGCGAAGATCATGTTTTCAGCAAAGTTTTTAAGACCCACTCCAAAACGGTCTTCAATTATATCTTTTACAAATTTGGGAATGAGGAAAAGGCTCATGACGCCGTTCAGGAAGCATTTGTAAAACTTTGGCAAAACTGTGCAAAGGTAAGTCCGGAGAAGGCAAAATCCTACGTTTACACAATTGCCAATAATCTATATTTAAATGTGATCAAGGCAGAAAAGGTGAGGTTAAAACATGCTGACAGCCTTGTCAAGGACAGAACAAATGAGTCCCCAGAATTTTTGATGGAGGAAAAAGAATACAAGGAAAAATTGGACAATGCCCTAAATGCTTTGCCCGAAAACCAAAGAACTACTTTTTTGCTCAACCGGATTGATGGAAAAAAATATGCGGAAATTGCAGAAATGGAAGGAGTGAGCATAAAAGCCATTGAAAAAAGGATGCATTTAGCACTCAAGAGCTTACGGGAACAAATTGATGGTATTTAA
- a CDS encoding TonB-dependent receptor, whose product MLGTHNNKHLGLVLVFLLFILCAANAQERQQSPIGLISYIKTLENRFNIKFSYLNEDLEGLTISIPENLNSLEGILQYIEDKFRVETKKLNERYYTLTKENRVNLCGVVLDNFEENTVIGATVEVLGTDIAKITNSDGTFTLKNIPRDASLKIRYLGYITKYVKIETLLQQGGCPKILLAQHYEQLDEVFVYKYLTSGIIKEKDASITLKTDEFGILPGLIEPDILQTVQALPGIKSIDETVSDINVRGGTNDQNLVLWNGIKMYQSGHFFGLISAFNPYQTDKVTIYKNGTPANFGDGVSSVIQMGTGNTISDRWKGGGGFNLISGDVYGEIPVTNKLGIQFSARRSATDFLSTPTYKQFFNRAFQDSEITLQNNNTVDDEFIRDEDFFFYDFSGKILYNLNPDHKIRLSAIRIKNNLKYEETNVSADETNTSLLRQDNISVGGQLQSTWTDRFSSHLNMYYSRYNLDAQNIFANGVQQLFQNNQVTENALKLNTDYILNDEFSWSNGYQYIETGIKNFTEINQPDFFSKVIDVARIHAPYTEFGYSSFENKFIGKIGARFNFIENLDTFKKFLIEPRINLNFKLANYLRAEVLGEFKSQTTNQIIDLEQNFLGIEKRRWILSNDSTLPVTKSKQGSVGINYEKNNFYVGVEAFYKNVDGISTSTQGFQNPYQFSGEIGSYDVKGVELLINKKGENYSTWLSYAYNKNDYTFDSIVPQSFPNNLDIRHTVTFASTYTYKDLKLSIGLNYRTGKPFTEPVEGDEGLDQDFFPPRINYQSPNSSRLPEYFRADASAIYNFQLSRSIRANAGLSILNFTNRKNTLNKYYRVNADDEIETVENVSLGITPNVSFRVSF is encoded by the coding sequence ATGCTGGGAACACACAACAATAAGCATTTAGGCCTCGTCCTTGTTTTTTTGCTTTTCATACTCTGCGCCGCCAATGCGCAGGAAAGGCAGCAATCCCCCATTGGCCTTATTTCCTATATAAAAACGTTGGAAAACCGTTTTAACATCAAGTTTTCCTATCTCAATGAAGATTTGGAAGGACTCACCATTTCCATTCCCGAAAACCTTAACTCACTGGAAGGAATTCTACAATATATTGAAGATAAATTTCGTGTAGAAACAAAAAAACTCAATGAACGGTACTACACCCTTACCAAAGAAAACCGCGTAAACCTTTGTGGCGTAGTACTGGATAATTTTGAAGAAAACACGGTTATAGGTGCAACGGTGGAGGTATTGGGAACCGACATTGCCAAAATTACCAACAGCGATGGCACCTTTACCTTGAAAAACATCCCCCGTGATGCCTCACTCAAAATTCGCTATTTGGGCTACATTACCAAATATGTAAAGATCGAAACCCTATTGCAACAAGGTGGATGCCCTAAAATACTATTGGCACAGCATTACGAACAATTGGATGAAGTATTTGTGTACAAATACCTTACCTCAGGAATCATAAAGGAAAAAGATGCCAGTATTACTCTGAAAACTGACGAATTTGGCATCCTTCCAGGACTGATAGAACCGGACATCCTGCAAACCGTACAAGCCCTACCTGGCATTAAGAGTATTGATGAAACGGTATCGGACATTAATGTACGAGGAGGAACCAACGACCAAAACCTAGTACTATGGAACGGCATCAAAATGTATCAGTCCGGACATTTTTTTGGTTTGATATCCGCTTTTAATCCCTACCAAACAGATAAGGTGACCATATACAAAAATGGAACCCCAGCAAATTTCGGGGATGGCGTGAGTAGTGTTATTCAAATGGGAACTGGGAATACAATCTCCGATAGATGGAAGGGAGGCGGAGGATTTAACCTGATAAGCGGGGACGTTTATGGAGAAATTCCGGTAACCAACAAACTCGGCATTCAATTTTCGGCCAGGCGTTCGGCAACCGATTTCCTGAGCACGCCTACCTACAAACAGTTTTTCAATAGGGCCTTTCAAGATAGCGAGATTACGCTTCAAAACAACAATACTGTAGATGACGAATTTATCCGAGATGAAGACTTTTTCTTTTACGACTTTTCCGGAAAAATCCTGTACAACCTCAACCCAGACCATAAAATCAGGCTGAGTGCCATACGTATCAAAAACAATCTAAAATATGAAGAAACCAATGTCTCCGCAGATGAGACCAACACCAGTTTATTAAGACAGGATAATATTTCCGTAGGCGGTCAATTGCAGAGTACTTGGACCGACCGCTTTTCTTCTCATCTCAACATGTATTACTCCAGGTACAATCTGGACGCACAGAATATTTTTGCCAATGGGGTACAGCAATTGTTCCAAAACAACCAAGTGACGGAAAATGCCCTAAAACTGAACACAGATTATATCTTGAACGATGAATTCAGTTGGAGCAATGGCTATCAATATATTGAAACGGGAATAAAAAACTTTACCGAAATCAATCAACCTGACTTCTTCAGCAAAGTTATAGACGTTGCCCGAATCCATGCCCCATACACAGAGTTTGGGTATAGTTCTTTTGAGAACAAATTCATTGGAAAAATCGGTGCCCGCTTTAACTTTATCGAGAATCTGGACACGTTCAAAAAGTTTTTGATCGAACCAAGAATCAACCTAAATTTTAAATTGGCCAATTACCTAAGAGCTGAAGTGTTGGGCGAATTCAAAAGCCAAACCACCAACCAAATCATAGATTTGGAGCAAAACTTTTTGGGCATAGAAAAACGCAGATGGATTCTCTCCAACGATAGCACACTCCCTGTTACCAAAAGCAAACAAGGTTCCGTTGGCATTAATTACGAAAAAAACAATTTTTACGTTGGGGTTGAGGCTTTCTACAAAAACGTAGATGGCATCAGTACAAGTACACAAGGGTTTCAAAACCCGTATCAATTTTCTGGGGAAATTGGAAGTTACGATGTTAAAGGAGTGGAATTGCTCATCAATAAAAAAGGAGAGAACTACAGTACATGGTTGAGCTATGCTTACAATAAAAATGATTATACTTTTGATTCGATAGTACCACAGTCGTTTCCCAATAATTTAGATATAAGGCACACGGTTACCTTTGCAAGCACCTACACCTATAAAGACTTGAAATTAAGTATTGGACTAAACTATAGAACGGGAAAACCATTTACAGAACCTGTTGAAGGAGATGAAGGTTTGGACCAAGATTTTTTTCCACCCAGAATCAATTACCAATCTCCGAACAGTAGCCGATTGCCAGAATATTTTAGGGCGGATGCTTCGGCCATCTATAATTTTCAGTTAAGTAGAAGCATTCGTGCCAATGCGGGACTCTCCATTCTAAATTTTACGAATAGAAAAAATACGCTCAACAAATATTATCGAGTAAACGCGGATGATGAAATTGAGACCGTGGAAAACGTTTCGCTGGGCATTACGCCCAATGTAAGTTTTAGGGTGAGTTTTTAA
- the folD gene encoding bifunctional methylenetetrahydrofolate dehydrogenase/methenyltetrahydrofolate cyclohydrolase FolD, which yields MEILDGKKVSNQIKEEITVEVAQMKERGEKVPHLAAVLVGNDGASLTYVGSKVRSCKKIGFESTLIHLPEETTEEDLLKQVYQLNNDPDIDGYIVQLPLPKHIDEEKVLMAVDPDKDVDGFHPTNFGKMALDMETFISATPFGIMELLKRYNVETEGKHTVVIGRSHIVGRPISILMSQKGNPGNSTVTLAHSRTKNLKELTLQADIVISALGVPKFLKADMVKDGVTIIDVGITRVPDESREKGYYITGDVDFENVSKKASYITPVPGGVGPMTIAMLLKNTLLARERHNA from the coding sequence ATGGAAATCCTTGACGGAAAAAAAGTATCGAACCAGATTAAAGAAGAAATCACCGTTGAGGTGGCCCAAATGAAAGAGCGGGGTGAAAAAGTCCCTCATTTGGCAGCCGTTTTGGTTGGTAACGATGGGGCCAGTCTAACCTATGTGGGTAGTAAAGTGCGTTCCTGTAAAAAAATAGGCTTCGAGTCCACGCTTATCCATCTTCCAGAAGAAACCACCGAGGAAGATTTGTTAAAGCAAGTATACCAATTGAACAATGATCCCGATATCGACGGCTATATTGTTCAACTACCCTTACCAAAACATATTGATGAGGAAAAGGTGCTCATGGCCGTTGACCCCGATAAGGATGTGGACGGATTCCACCCCACCAATTTTGGTAAAATGGCCTTGGATATGGAGACTTTTATCTCTGCCACCCCATTTGGGATTATGGAACTGTTGAAGCGTTATAACGTGGAAACCGAAGGTAAACATACCGTGGTAATAGGTAGGAGCCATATTGTGGGGAGACCCATAAGTATTTTAATGAGCCAAAAGGGGAATCCCGGAAATTCTACGGTGACCCTTGCACATAGTAGAACCAAAAATCTAAAGGAGTTGACACTTCAGGCGGATATTGTGATATCTGCTTTGGGAGTACCAAAATTTTTGAAGGCCGATATGGTAAAAGATGGTGTTACCATAATAGATGTAGGTATTACCCGTGTTCCAGATGAATCACGTGAAAAAGGGTATTATATTACTGGCGATGTAGATTTTGAAAATGTAAGTAAAAAAGCATCGTACATTACACCGGTTCCGGGAGGGGTAGGGCCTATGACCATTGCTATGTTGCTTAAGAACACCTTGTTGGCCCGAGAGCGCCACAACGCGTAA
- a CDS encoding IS110 family transposase codes for MKKEFIGIDVSKNTLDVSLHFSKAHKVFSNTAEGINKLLAWADEQVKGFERAFCFEHTGIYSLLLCEFMEQRQLIYYVIPGLELKRSLGIQRGKNDKVDAQAIARYACLFEQELTRHELPSATLLKLKNLLSYRSKLIRQRTAHLNHITELKKVLLQTQDNPIVASSQKIVEMLTQEIRQIEKLMGVQIKRDEKISQTFNNITSIKGIGLILAATLITSTEDFKAFRTWRQFACYAGIAPFEHRSGTSIKGKTRISPLGNRTLKTLLSQAAATALQHDPEIKLYYHRRLKAGKSKMSTINVIRNKIVSRAFAVAKRNTPYVNLVKYAA; via the coding sequence ATGAAAAAAGAATTTATTGGGATTGATGTATCAAAAAACACATTAGATGTTTCACTGCACTTTTCAAAAGCCCACAAGGTCTTCAGTAACACAGCTGAAGGAATCAACAAATTGTTGGCATGGGCAGATGAACAAGTAAAAGGATTTGAGCGCGCATTTTGCTTTGAACATACGGGTATCTATAGTTTGCTGCTCTGTGAATTTATGGAGCAACGACAGCTTATCTATTATGTGATACCTGGTTTGGAGCTGAAGCGTTCCCTGGGGATCCAACGCGGGAAGAATGACAAAGTGGATGCCCAGGCCATTGCACGGTATGCTTGCTTGTTTGAACAGGAGCTTACCCGCCATGAACTTCCGTCCGCTACCTTGTTAAAATTGAAAAACCTTCTTTCTTACAGGTCAAAACTTATAAGACAACGAACAGCACACCTTAATCATATCACAGAACTTAAAAAAGTATTGCTACAAACACAAGACAACCCGATTGTAGCTTCTTCTCAAAAGATCGTAGAGATGCTGACCCAAGAAATCCGTCAGATAGAAAAACTCATGGGGGTTCAGATTAAAAGAGATGAAAAAATTTCCCAGACCTTTAACAACATTACCTCTATCAAAGGTATCGGCTTAATCCTGGCAGCAACTCTGATTACCTCAACGGAAGACTTTAAAGCCTTTAGAACTTGGAGGCAGTTCGCCTGTTATGCCGGAATTGCTCCGTTCGAACATCGGTCAGGAACCAGTATCAAAGGTAAGACCAGGATAAGTCCCTTGGGCAACCGAACATTGAAAACTCTACTCTCACAAGCTGCTGCTACCGCTTTACAGCATGATCCTGAAATCAAATTGTACTACCATCGAAGATTGAAAGCCGGTAAATCCAAAATGTCGACCATTAATGTTATCAGAAACAAAATAGTGAGTAGAGCTTTTGCCGTGGCAAAACGAAATACACCATATGTTAATTTAGTAAAATATGCAGCGTAA
- a CDS encoding endonuclease domain-containing protein, giving the protein MKKRIHNRKELEHFRKKLRKNLTPAEAFLWRHLKAKKLQGKRFNRQHSIKNYIVDFYCASEKLVIELDGAVHNTPLAQEYDAKRTKVLNELGFTVIRFENKMVFENLESVLSEISEHFK; this is encoded by the coding sequence ATGAAGAAAAGAATCCATAATCGTAAAGAATTAGAACATTTTCGAAAAAAGTTGAGAAAGAACTTAACCCCTGCCGAAGCCTTTCTGTGGCGACATCTAAAAGCTAAAAAATTACAGGGAAAGCGTTTCAACCGTCAGCACAGTATCAAAAACTATATTGTAGATTTTTATTGTGCATCTGAAAAACTGGTAATCGAATTGGATGGAGCTGTTCATAATACACCCCTAGCACAAGAATACGATGCAAAACGTACTAAAGTTTTGAATGAATTAGGTTTTACCGTAATCCGATTTGAGAATAAAATGGTATTTGAAAATTTGGAATCCGTACTCTCGGAAATTTCAGAACATTTTAAATAA
- a CDS encoding FecR family protein produces MQENYLAKWLSGELSEEELREFKNSQEFASYQKLKDVSGNLKAPDFDTEKALQRLKEEHIDNAPKVISLNPFKKFLRVAAVIAILLAGSYFYVNTLNEKVTTDYAERSEVLLPDNSEIFLNADSQVSFNKKNWDNKRNVDLKGEAFFKVAKGKKFTVSTKHGTVAVLGTQFNVENRKGFFEVTCYEGLVSITYNNKETKLPAGTSFLMINGKIVNIGTPNGTLPSWMNNESNFESIPLKYVFAELERQFNVKVSSKNIDTNLLFTGSFNNTNLNMALKSISTPSKTRYKIEGDNVLFYAGNTQQ; encoded by the coding sequence ATGCAAGAAAATTATTTGGCAAAATGGCTCAGTGGAGAGCTTTCGGAAGAGGAGCTTAGGGAGTTCAAAAATTCCCAAGAGTTTGCCTCGTATCAAAAGCTCAAGGATGTTTCAGGCAACTTAAAGGCACCCGATTTTGACACGGAAAAAGCCTTACAGCGCTTGAAAGAAGAGCACATTGACAATGCACCAAAGGTGATTTCCCTGAACCCTTTCAAGAAATTCCTGAGAGTTGCTGCCGTTATTGCCATACTCCTTGCCGGTTCTTATTTTTATGTGAATACCTTAAACGAAAAAGTTACCACGGATTATGCAGAGCGTTCCGAGGTTCTACTGCCCGATAATTCCGAAATCTTTTTGAACGCAGATTCTCAAGTGTCCTTCAATAAAAAGAATTGGGACAATAAAAGAAATGTTGATTTAAAAGGAGAGGCTTTCTTTAAAGTTGCCAAAGGAAAAAAATTCACGGTTTCCACCAAACACGGAACGGTTGCCGTTTTGGGCACACAATTTAATGTAGAAAATAGAAAAGGCTTTTTTGAGGTGACTTGCTATGAAGGTTTGGTAAGCATCACCTACAACAACAAAGAAACCAAATTGCCTGCTGGAACTTCTTTCTTGATGATCAACGGCAAAATTGTCAACATTGGGACGCCCAATGGCACACTCCCATCTTGGATGAACAACGAAAGTAATTTTGAGAGCATCCCCCTAAAATATGTTTTTGCCGAGCTTGAAAGACAGTTCAATGTAAAGGTATCTTCAAAAAATATAGATACAAATCTATTATTTACAGGTTCTTTCAACAACACTAACCTAAATATGGCGTTAAAAAGTATAAGTACCCCCTCCAAAACACGTTACAAAATAGAAGGAGACAACGTACTTTTTTATGCTGGGAACACACAACAATAA
- a CDS encoding DUF2306 domain-containing protein, with amino-acid sequence MAQTVRNKVAWVVFVFLAIGIGFYPLIYLFATEEFGLLLSKSNEVLSNEVWRIAFYGHISFGGIALLSGWSQFIKKLRAKHLNLHRNLGRVYVFSALVSGLCGVYLGFFATGGIISSLGFISLGVIWLFTTLRAYIAVKNKDLSLHQGLMIYSYAACFAAVTLRIWLPFLTIIFGEFLLAYKIVAWLCWVPNMIFAQLWVRKKGLNLV; translated from the coding sequence ATGGCTCAAACAGTTCGGAACAAAGTAGCTTGGGTGGTTTTTGTGTTTTTGGCCATAGGAATTGGTTTTTACCCTTTAATCTACCTATTTGCTACCGAAGAATTTGGCCTGTTGTTGAGTAAATCCAATGAAGTCTTGTCCAACGAAGTCTGGAGAATTGCTTTTTACGGGCATATTAGTTTTGGGGGTATTGCTCTTTTATCGGGATGGTCCCAGTTTATAAAAAAACTCCGGGCCAAGCATTTAAATCTGCATAGGAATTTGGGTAGAGTTTATGTTTTTTCTGCCTTGGTCAGTGGGCTGTGCGGTGTTTACCTTGGTTTTTTTGCCACTGGAGGTATTATTTCTTCCTTGGGGTTTATAAGTCTTGGCGTGATTTGGCTCTTTACTACCTTACGAGCCTATATTGCGGTAAAAAACAAAGACCTTTCCTTGCATCAAGGTTTAATGATCTACAGCTACGCAGCTTGTTTTGCAGCGGTCACCTTGCGTATTTGGCTACCGTTCCTTACCATCATATTTGGAGAGTTTTTACTGGCCTATAAAATAGTTGCTTGGCTTTGTTGGGTGCCCAATATGATTTTTGCCCAGCTTTGGGTACGCAAAAAAGGTCTGAACCTAGTTTAA
- the argS gene encoding arginine--tRNA ligase → MSLQNDLTQKVIEAVKQLYQVDLPTVEFQPTRKDFEGDITVVVFPMLRYVKGNPAAIGGQIGEYLEEHVDEVSKCNVVQGFLNIVIEDSYYLNFFNSIKEETDFGYVKSQSDDAIMVEYSSPNTNKPLHLGHIRNNLLGYSVAEILKASGKKVYKTQIINDRGIHICKSMLAWLKFGEGETPESSGLKGDHLVGKYYVAFDKVYKEQISELIESGTPKDKAEKEASILLEAQEMLRKWEAGDEEVVALWKKMNGWVYDGFDTTYKNLGVDFDTLYYESDTYLLGRDVVKDGLERGVFFKKDDGSVWIDLTEEGLDEKIVLRSDGTAVYMTQDIGTAIQRVTDFPDINGMVYTVGNEQDYHFKVLFLILKKLGYSWAEQLYHLSYGMVDLPSGKMKSREGTVVDADDLIKNMEDTAASISQELGKLDGYSEEEKRQLYRTIGLGALKYYILKVDPKKRILFNPEESVDFQGNTGPFIQYTYARIQSILRKADFNVSTALDMTMDLHEKEKELLKQIQLFPETVQLAAENFSPALIANYTYDLVKEFNSFYQQVSILGETDDQKKNFRVQLSQKVGEVIRSAFHLLGIDVPERM, encoded by the coding sequence ATGAGTTTGCAAAACGATTTGACCCAAAAAGTGATCGAAGCGGTAAAACAACTGTACCAAGTTGACCTGCCCACGGTGGAATTTCAACCTACCCGAAAGGATTTTGAAGGAGACATTACCGTTGTGGTGTTTCCCATGTTGCGTTATGTAAAGGGAAATCCTGCCGCGATTGGGGGGCAGATTGGGGAATATTTAGAGGAGCATGTTGATGAAGTATCCAAATGCAATGTGGTACAAGGCTTTTTGAATATTGTTATTGAAGACAGCTATTACCTCAATTTCTTCAACAGCATCAAGGAAGAGACCGATTTTGGTTATGTGAAATCACAGTCCGATGATGCGATCATGGTGGAATATTCTTCTCCCAATACCAACAAGCCTTTGCACTTGGGGCATATCCGAAACAATCTTTTGGGCTATTCCGTGGCCGAAATTTTGAAGGCTTCGGGCAAAAAAGTGTACAAAACGCAGATTATTAATGATCGTGGAATCCATATCTGCAAGAGCATGTTGGCCTGGCTAAAATTTGGCGAAGGAGAAACGCCTGAATCTTCTGGATTGAAAGGGGATCACTTGGTCGGGAAATACTATGTAGCTTTTGATAAAGTGTACAAAGAGCAGATTTCCGAGTTGATAGAGTCAGGAACTCCAAAGGATAAAGCGGAGAAAGAAGCTTCAATTTTGTTAGAAGCCCAAGAAATGCTCAGAAAGTGGGAAGCTGGTGATGAAGAAGTAGTGGCGCTATGGAAAAAAATGAACGGTTGGGTGTACGATGGTTTTGATACCACCTACAAAAATCTAGGTGTTGATTTTGATACGTTGTACTACGAGAGCGATACCTATTTATTGGGTCGCGATGTGGTAAAAGATGGTTTGGAACGAGGCGTTTTCTTCAAAAAAGATGATGGTAGTGTTTGGATCGACCTTACCGAGGAAGGGCTGGATGAAAAAATAGTTCTTCGTTCCGATGGAACCGCGGTGTATATGACGCAAGATATTGGTACGGCGATACAACGGGTAACCGATTTTCCAGATATCAACGGAATGGTGTATACCGTAGGGAACGAGCAGGATTATCATTTTAAGGTGTTGTTCCTTATCCTGAAAAAATTGGGATACTCGTGGGCAGAGCAATTGTACCACTTAAGCTATGGTATGGTAGACCTGCCCAGCGGAAAAATGAAGAGTAGGGAAGGTACCGTAGTGGATGCGGACGACCTGATTAAAAACATGGAAGATACCGCAGCGTCCATTTCGCAAGAATTGGGCAAGTTGGACGGCTATTCCGAAGAAGAAAAAAGGCAATTGTACCGAACCATTGGTTTGGGTGCCTTGAAATATTACATCTTAAAAGTGGACCCCAAGAAGCGCATCTTGTTCAACCCTGAAGAGTCGGTAGATTTCCAAGGGAACACAGGGCCGTTTATCCAGTATACTTATGCTAGGATCCAGTCTATTTTGCGCAAGGCGGATTTCAATGTCTCGACTGCGCTCGACATGACAATGGACTTGCACGAAAAGGAGAAGGAGTTGTTGAAGCAAATCCAATTGTTTCCTGAAACGGTGCAGTTGGCGGCGGAAAACTTTAGTCCTGCCTTGATCGCCAACTATACTTATGATTTGGTTAAGGAGTTCAACTCGTTCTACCAACAAGTATCTATTTTGGGCGAAACGGATGATCAGAAGAAAAACTTTAGGGTGCAGTTGTCGCAAAAAGTGGGTGAGGTGATTCGGTCAGCGTTCCACTTATTGGGCATAGATGTTCCTGAGCGGATGTAA